From one Branchiostoma floridae strain S238N-H82 chromosome 3, Bfl_VNyyK, whole genome shotgun sequence genomic stretch:
- the LOC118411219 gene encoding proline-rich nuclear receptor coactivator 2-like, protein MCLHGTSLVAGSMTADNAYHSPRGVSKHRSREKNNRTPRKSSGSGRRSGPEQDRASPRHSCHNNNNQANTITAPSAYMPQLTKPDKQLIQGSRSASPSDDDAYAGAKFSEPPKPADLPRPPVSWVSLKSPMLHKAPDCSQMTNDLKTMLKVFG, encoded by the exons ATGTGTCTTCACGGAACCTCGCTTGTTGCCGGCAGCATGACAGCAGATAATGCATATCACAGCCCAAGGGGCGTCTCAAAACATCGTAGTCGGGAGAAGAACAACAGAACACCGCGGAAATCCAGCGGCAGTGGCAGGCGAAGCGGCCCAGAGCAAGACCGAGCTAGCCCTCGCCATTCttgtcacaacaacaacaaccaggcCAACACCATCACAGCGCCCAGTGCTTACAT gccacAGCTGACCAAGCCTGACAAGCAGCTCATCCAAGGCAGCCGTTCAGCTAGCCCAAGTGATGATGATGCTTACGCAGGCGCCAAATTCAGCGAGCCTCCCAAGCCTGCGGATCTTCCCCGACCCCCTGTCAGTTGGGTGTCACTAAAGAGCCCCATGCTGCACAAGGCTCCAGATTGCTCCCAAATGACCAATGACCTCAAAACCATGTTGAAAGTCTTTGGATGA